The following proteins are encoded in a genomic region of Pyrus communis chromosome 11, drPyrComm1.1, whole genome shotgun sequence:
- the LOC137708447 gene encoding expansin-A13-like — protein sequence MWPAALPLLLLFLLPLALTSTALSHFHSSSSSSPTASSSLYDWSSARATYYAASDPRDKVGGACGYGDLEKAGYGLATVGLSEALFERGQICGACFEVRCVEDTRWCIPGTSIIVTATNFCAPNYGLMAEGGGHCNSPNKHLVLPIEAFEKIAVWKAGNMAVQYRRIKCRKEGGIRFTIDGSNIFISVLISNVAGAGDIVAVKVKGSRTGWLPMGRNWGQNWHVSADLLNQPLSFEVTSSDGRTVTSYNVAPKAWNFGQTFEGKQFES from the exons ATGTGGCCGGCAGCTCTCCCCctgctcctcctcttcctcctcccacTCGCGCTCACCTCCACCGCCCTCTCCCACTtccactcctcctcctcctcctcccccacCGCTTCCTCCTCCCTCTACGACTGGAGCTCCGCACGCGCCACCTACTATGCCGCCTCTGACCCCCGCGACAAGGTCGGCGGCGCGTGCGGCTACGGAGACCTCGAGAAGGCCGGGTACGGGCTGGCGACGGTGGGGCTGAGCGAGGCGCTGTTCGAGCGGGGCCAGATCTGTGGCGCATGCTTCGAGGTCCGGTGCGTGGAGGACACCCGGTGGTGCATTCCGGGGACGTCGATCATCGTGACGGCGACCAACTTCTGCGCACCGAATTACGGACTCATGGCGGAGGGTGGGGGCCACTGCAACTCTCCGAACAAGCACTTGGTGTTGCCCATCGAGGCCTTTGAGAAGATCGCTGTTTGGAAGGCTGGCAATATGGCCGTCCAGTATCGCAG GATCAAGTGTAGAAAGGAAGGAGGAATTCGTTTCACCATAGATGGTTCTAACATCTTTATATCAGTACTCATCAGCAATGTTGCTGGTGCTGGAGACATAGTTGCGGTGAAGGTCAAGGGTTCAAGAACCGGTTGGCTTCCAATGGGACGGAATTGGGGCCAAAACTGGCATGTAAGTGCTGATTTACTGAACCAACCTCTTTCTTTCGAGGTCACAAGCAGTGATGGCCGCACAGTTACATCTTATAATGTTGCTCCCAAGGCTTGGAACTTTGGGCAGACCTTTGAAGGAAAGCAGTTTGAGTCTTAA